In the genome of Bradyrhizobium sp. CIAT3101, one region contains:
- the trbJ gene encoding P-type conjugative transfer protein TrbJ, whose protein sequence is MRRLTQLLTAGLFAAAILQVSGEARAQWIVFDPNNYAQNVLTAARELQQINNQITSLQNQALMLINQAKNLASLPYSSLQQLEQSIQRTQQLLGQAQRIAYDVQQIDHAFSSTYAPASSSQPAQALIANAQTRWQNAVAGFQDAMRVQATVVGNLDANRAQMSALVSASQGASGALQASQAGNQLLALQNQQLADLTAAIAAQGRAQTLEQAQRAAAQDQGREQLRRFLTQGQGYQSTTVQMFH, encoded by the coding sequence ATGCGACGTCTAACTCAGCTCTTAACGGCGGGCTTGTTTGCTGCTGCCATTCTCCAAGTGTCAGGAGAGGCCAGGGCACAGTGGATCGTATTCGATCCGAACAACTACGCGCAAAATGTGCTGACGGCAGCCCGCGAATTGCAACAGATCAACAACCAGATCACATCGCTGCAAAACCAGGCGCTGATGTTGATCAACCAGGCCAAAAATCTGGCAAGTCTGCCATATTCTTCGTTGCAACAGCTAGAGCAGTCGATCCAGCGTACCCAGCAGTTGCTCGGCCAAGCGCAACGCATCGCCTATGATGTGCAGCAGATTGACCACGCGTTCTCATCCACCTACGCACCGGCTTCTTCGAGCCAGCCGGCCCAGGCGCTGATCGCAAATGCGCAAACACGCTGGCAGAACGCTGTGGCCGGCTTTCAGGACGCCATGCGCGTGCAGGCGACCGTGGTCGGCAATCTCGACGCCAACCGTGCCCAGATGTCGGCGCTCGTAAGTGCGAGCCAGGGCGCCAGCGGTGCGCTGCAGGCAAGCCAAGCCGGCAATCAGTTGCTTGCGCTTCAAAACCAGCAGCTCGCGGATCTCACCGCGGCAATCGCCGCGCAAGGGCGTGCTCAGACTTTGGAGCAGGCACAACGAGCGGCCGCCCAGGATCAGGGCAGAGAGCAGCTCAGGCGGTTCCTGACGCAGGGACAAGGCTACCAGTCCACAACTGTGCAGATGTTTCACTGA
- a CDS encoding TrbC/VirB2 family protein has translation MSLRSPRNKPLIAIAALTLALSSALPAWAAGSNMPWEQPLNQILQSVEGPVAKILAVIIIIVTGLSLAFGDTSGGFRRLVQIVFGLSIAFAASSFFLSFFSFGGGVLI, from the coding sequence ATGAGCCTGAGATCGCCTCGCAACAAGCCTCTCATCGCCATCGCGGCATTAACCCTCGCGTTGTCGAGCGCGCTTCCCGCCTGGGCCGCTGGCTCGAACATGCCCTGGGAGCAGCCGCTCAACCAAATCCTGCAATCGGTCGAGGGGCCCGTCGCCAAGATCCTTGCGGTCATCATCATCATCGTGACCGGGCTGTCGCTGGCATTTGGTGATACCTCGGGCGGATTTCGGCGGCTCGTGCAGATCGTGTTCGGCCTGTCGATTGCCTTTGCCGCATCGAGCTTCTTTCTCTCGTTCTTCTCCTTTGGCGGCGGAGTGCTGATCTGA
- a CDS encoding VirB3 family type IV secretion system protein, which yields MDEVPGFVAPVHRALTEPILMGGAPRSVAILNGTLAAALGLGLRLWIAGLLVWFIGHIAAVWAAKRDPDFVEVVRRHVRIPGHLNT from the coding sequence ATGGATGAGGTCCCAGGTTTTGTTGCACCAGTCCATCGCGCCTTGACGGAACCGATCCTGATGGGCGGGGCGCCGCGTTCGGTTGCAATCCTCAACGGCACCTTGGCGGCAGCACTTGGATTGGGCTTGCGGTTGTGGATCGCAGGTCTCCTCGTCTGGTTCATCGGCCATATTGCGGCCGTCTGGGCCGCTAAGCGCGATCCAGATTTCGTCGAAGTCGTGCGCCGACACGTCCGCATTCCCGGTCACCTCAACACGTGA
- the trbL gene encoding P-type conjugative transfer protein TrbL: protein MSGTGVIDQFLETFTRYIDSGFGLIGGEVGYLATTLAAIDIALAGLFWSWGADEEIIARLVKKTMFVGVFAYLIGNWNSLARIVFESFAGLGLKASGTGLSSVDFFRPGKIAQVGLDAGRPILESISGLMGYVSFFENFVQITVLLFAWIVVLLAFFILAIQLFVTLIEFKLTTLAGFVLIPFGLFGKTAFAAERVLGNVISSGVKVLVLAVIVGIGSTLFAQFTAGFGGNQPTVEDAMALVLAALSLLGLGIFGPGIANGIVSGGPQLGAGAAVGTGLAAGGLLAAGAGLAAGGIGLASGAIGTGARATSAIASGTSSAFRAGGLSGVTDAGASAAASPLRILAARLGGGAAARDVSTSDASGAASQEVPAWARRAKRAQAIHQGATAATNAVRTGDHASGGASVDLKEQE, encoded by the coding sequence ATGAGCGGTACTGGCGTCATCGACCAATTCCTGGAGACCTTTACCCGATATATCGACTCCGGCTTCGGGCTGATCGGAGGCGAAGTCGGATACCTCGCGACCACGTTAGCTGCGATCGACATCGCGCTCGCCGGCCTATTCTGGTCCTGGGGCGCGGATGAAGAGATCATCGCCCGACTTGTCAAAAAAACCATGTTCGTCGGTGTGTTCGCATACCTCATCGGCAACTGGAATAGCCTGGCACGGATCGTATTCGAGAGCTTCGCCGGACTTGGATTGAAAGCGTCCGGAACCGGCCTTTCCTCAGTGGACTTTTTCAGGCCAGGAAAGATCGCTCAGGTCGGTCTGGATGCCGGTCGACCGATCCTTGAATCGATCTCGGGCCTCATGGGCTATGTCAGCTTCTTCGAAAACTTCGTTCAGATCACGGTCCTGCTGTTCGCCTGGATCGTGGTGCTGCTCGCCTTCTTCATCCTGGCAATCCAGCTGTTCGTCACCCTGATCGAGTTCAAGCTGACAACGCTCGCTGGCTTTGTGCTGATCCCATTTGGGTTGTTTGGAAAAACCGCGTTTGCCGCTGAGCGGGTGCTCGGCAATGTCATCTCCTCCGGGGTCAAAGTCCTGGTGCTCGCGGTCATCGTCGGCATCGGATCGACCCTATTTGCTCAGTTCACGGCCGGCTTCGGGGGCAACCAGCCAACGGTGGAGGACGCGATGGCTCTGGTCCTTGCCGCATTGTCGCTGCTGGGGCTCGGAATCTTCGGACCCGGTATCGCCAACGGCATCGTTTCCGGCGGACCGCAGCTTGGTGCTGGAGCAGCAGTGGGCACGGGTCTTGCGGCGGGAGGATTGCTTGCAGCTGGAGCAGGTCTCGCTGCAGGTGGAATTGGACTGGCCAGCGGCGCAATCGGCACTGGCGCAAGGGCCACCTCGGCGATCGCGAGCGGAACCTCTAGCGCTTTCCGGGCGGGTGGCCTCTCCGGTGTCACTGATGCGGGCGCCTCTGCCGCGGCAAGTCCTTTGCGGATCCTTGCGGCTCGTCTTGGCGGGGGCGCAGCGGCTCGTGATGTGAGTACGTCAGATGCATCAGGTGCGGCATCTCAGGAGGTGCCTGCCTGGGCGCGCCGCGCAAAGCGCGCACAAGCGATCCACCAGGGCGCGACAGCCGCAACAAATGCCGTTCGTACCGGCGATCACGCAAGTGGTGGCGCATCGGTCGATCTCAAGGAGCAAGAATAA
- the trbE gene encoding conjugal transfer protein TrbE has translation MMNLAEYQRSNTRLADFLPWAALVDEGVVLNKDGSFQRTARFRGPDLESAVPAELVAVVGRLNNALRRLGSGWAVFVEAQRHAAGAYPPNNFPDVASALVDAERKAQFEEEGAHYESSYYLTFLYLPPAESTAATERLLYEGGQRTVGEDSRETLSGFLDRTDRVLKLVEGFMPECGWLDDEATLTYLHSTISTKRHRVRVPEIPMYLDALLADQPLTGGLGPMLGEAHIRVLTVVGFPSATTPGILDDLNRLTFPYRWSTRAIMLDKADATRLLTKIRRQWFAKRKSIAAILKEVMTNEASALLDTDANNKAIDADAALQELGSDQIGEAFVTATVTVWDINPRAADEKLRLVEKVIQGRDFTCMTETVNAVEAWLGSLPGHVYANVRQPPISTLNLAHMVPLSAVWAGEVRDHHFKAPPLFFGKAEGSTPFRFSLHVGDVGHTLIIGPTGAGKSVLLAMMALQFRRYPGAQIFAFDFGASIRAAAVAMGGDWHDLGGAVAGESSESVALQPLAKIHEVSERGWAADWIASILSRERVEVTPEVREHIWSALTSLASAPAPERTLTGLSVLVQSNMVKRALQPYCLGGPYDRLLDAESEHLGGSSVQVFETDGLIGTAAAPAVLSYLFHRIEDRFDGRPTLLIIDEGWLALDDAHFAGQLREWLKTLRKKNASVVFATQSLADIDGSPIAPAIIESCPTRILLPNDRAIEPQITAIYRRFGLNDRQIEILARATPKRDYYCQSRRGNRLFELGLGEVALAFTASSSKADQAMIDQVLAEHGRENFVTGWLKARELAWVCDLVPQLATAGSL, from the coding sequence ATGATGAATCTCGCTGAATACCAGCGCTCAAACACTCGTCTTGCCGACTTTCTGCCCTGGGCGGCGCTCGTCGATGAGGGGGTCGTCCTCAACAAGGATGGCTCGTTTCAACGTACGGCGAGATTCCGGGGACCAGATCTCGAAAGTGCAGTGCCGGCCGAACTTGTCGCGGTTGTCGGCAGGTTGAACAATGCTCTGCGCCGTCTCGGATCCGGCTGGGCGGTGTTTGTGGAGGCGCAGCGCCATGCAGCGGGCGCGTACCCCCCGAACAATTTTCCCGATGTAGCATCCGCTCTGGTCGACGCCGAGCGAAAGGCACAATTTGAAGAGGAGGGCGCTCACTACGAGTCGAGCTACTATCTGACTTTCCTCTATCTGCCGCCAGCTGAGAGCACCGCGGCCACAGAACGCCTGCTCTATGAGGGCGGCCAGCGGACGGTTGGCGAAGATTCGCGGGAGACGCTGAGCGGATTTCTCGATCGCACCGATCGCGTTCTCAAGCTTGTGGAAGGGTTCATGCCGGAATGCGGCTGGCTCGATGACGAGGCCACCCTAACCTACCTGCATTCCACCATCTCGACTAAACGGCACCGGGTCCGAGTGCCCGAGATTCCCATGTATCTCGATGCCTTGCTCGCCGATCAGCCGCTAACCGGCGGGCTCGGGCCGATGCTGGGCGAAGCCCACATCCGCGTTCTGACCGTGGTCGGATTTCCAAGCGCTACGACGCCTGGAATTCTTGACGATCTGAACCGCTTGACGTTCCCATATCGCTGGTCGACCCGGGCCATCATGCTCGATAAGGCCGACGCGACAAGGCTCCTCACAAAAATCCGGCGTCAGTGGTTTGCCAAGCGCAAGTCGATCGCGGCGATCCTGAAAGAGGTGATGACCAACGAGGCGTCGGCTCTTCTTGATACCGATGCGAACAATAAGGCGATCGATGCTGATGCGGCCCTTCAGGAATTGGGCTCGGATCAGATCGGAGAAGCCTTTGTCACCGCTACCGTTACCGTCTGGGATATCAATCCGCGCGCCGCCGACGAAAAGCTGCGTCTGGTCGAAAAGGTGATCCAGGGCCGCGATTTCACCTGCATGACGGAAACCGTCAATGCCGTCGAGGCCTGGCTCGGCAGCCTGCCCGGACACGTCTACGCCAATGTCCGCCAGCCGCCGATTTCGACGCTTAATCTGGCTCATATGGTCCCGCTATCGGCCGTATGGGCTGGGGAGGTGAGGGACCATCACTTCAAGGCGCCGCCGCTGTTCTTTGGGAAGGCTGAGGGATCAACCCCGTTTCGGTTTTCGCTGCATGTCGGGGACGTCGGGCACACTCTTATTATAGGGCCGACCGGCGCCGGTAAGTCCGTTCTCCTGGCGATGATGGCCTTGCAGTTCCGCCGCTATCCTGGGGCACAGATCTTCGCCTTCGACTTTGGCGCCTCGATCAGGGCGGCAGCCGTCGCAATGGGCGGCGACTGGCATGATCTTGGCGGTGCGGTCGCCGGAGAATCGTCCGAATCTGTTGCGCTGCAACCGCTCGCCAAAATCCATGAGGTCTCCGAACGCGGTTGGGCGGCCGACTGGATTGCCTCGATTCTGTCCCGCGAGCGGGTCGAGGTCACGCCCGAGGTCAGAGAGCACATTTGGTCCGCGCTCACGTCCCTCGCTTCGGCGCCCGCTCCTGAGCGCACTCTCACGGGACTATCGGTGCTCGTTCAGTCCAATATGGTGAAGCGGGCGCTACAGCCCTATTGCCTTGGCGGTCCATATGATCGCTTGCTCGATGCTGAAAGCGAACACCTCGGTGGCTCCTCCGTCCAGGTATTTGAGACCGATGGGCTGATCGGGACCGCTGCTGCCCCTGCCGTCCTTTCCTATCTGTTTCATCGCATTGAGGACCGCTTTGACGGCCGACCGACCCTGCTCATCATTGATGAGGGTTGGCTCGCCCTCGATGACGCCCATTTTGCCGGGCAACTCCGCGAATGGCTGAAGACACTTCGCAAGAAGAACGCCTCCGTTGTCTTTGCGACCCAGTCGCTTGCGGACATTGACGGCTCACCCATTGCGCCCGCGATCATCGAAAGCTGTCCGACCCGAATCCTGCTGCCAAACGACCGCGCCATCGAGCCGCAGATAACGGCAATTTATCGTCGCTTTGGGCTCAATGACCGGCAGATCGAGATTCTTGCTCGCGCAACACCGAAGCGCGACTACTACTGCCAGTCCCGGCGGGGCAATCGCCTGTTCGAACTGGGCCTCGGCGAGGTTGCGCTCGCTTTCACAGCCAGCTCCTCGAAGGCCGATCAAGCCATGATTGACCAAGTCCTAGCCGAGCACGGCCGGGAGAATTTCGTGACGGGTTGGCTCAAGGCGCGCGAGCTCGCCTGGGTCTGCGACCTTGTTCCGCAACTTGCAACGGCAGGGAGCCTCTGA
- the trbK-alt gene encoding putative entry exclusion protein TrbK-alt: MSKNTLERIPMILAVTLAVLVVVACTIRLRGDQDDALSEASIAQGSADPTAAKLEQCRSVQYEQKDALVACRKLWDENRRDFFGSRRGSPGAGISETNPDASSPVRGKDESRLPSPYPSIPDNDE; this comes from the coding sequence ATGTCGAAGAACACACTCGAACGAATTCCGATGATATTGGCGGTGACGCTTGCTGTCCTGGTTGTTGTGGCTTGCACGATCAGGCTGCGCGGCGACCAAGATGATGCTTTGTCCGAAGCGTCTATCGCGCAAGGGTCGGCTGACCCGACTGCCGCAAAGCTTGAGCAATGTCGGTCCGTCCAATACGAGCAGAAAGATGCTCTGGTCGCGTGCCGGAAGCTCTGGGACGAGAACCGCCGCGACTTCTTCGGCTCTCGCCGCGGATCCCCAGGGGCTGGTATTAGCGAAACTAATCCCGACGCATCTTCGCCTGTGCGCGGCAAGGATGAGAGCCGTCTGCCGTCCCCCTATCCTTCCATTCCCGACAATGACGAGTGA